The following are encoded in a window of Nibricoccus aquaticus genomic DNA:
- a CDS encoding 30S ribosomal protein S6, with amino-acid sequence MSQNKRTYRATFILDNRGKEDTVEQIIDGVKTDIAAVQGEVTAVENLGKRDFIRVTDKKLTAATYVQVDFAAPPAGPAQLKERLRLNNSVHISFVQSR; translated from the coding sequence ATGAGCCAAAATAAACGTACCTACCGCGCGACCTTCATCCTCGATAACCGCGGCAAAGAAGACACCGTCGAACAAATCATCGACGGTGTTAAAACTGACATCGCCGCCGTCCAAGGCGAAGTCACCGCCGTGGAGAATCTCGGCAAGCGCGACTTCATTCGCGTCACCGACAAGAAACTCACCGCCGCGACCTACGTGCAGGTGGATTTCGCCGCTCCTCCCGCCGGTCCGGCCCAGCTCAAAGAGCGCCTGCGCCTCAACAACAGCGTCCACATCTCCTTCGTCCAATCCCGCTAA
- the mobF gene encoding MobF family relaxase, whose product MITPGVIHNGRNYLTHHLRKNDYWAEGEREVQGEWIGLAAEALGLSGTVTDDPFDALRENRHPQTGEQLTARERKHRVAFSDIQLSAPKDVSVLAMVGNDERVREAFIESVKMVLGEMERYAAVRERRGNAATTEAFRLTGNFVGGLFIHDASRALDPQLHAHAVLANATWDAERNAWFALQPAEMIRASPYLRQVLYRELAGRIRALGYEPYDMSSTGFSVRGVEHLRERFSKRSNQVNKLAEELSAKKGRKASKGEVEVLVRESRGDKLTEASTEAVRMSQRAELTKSEARGLDDLVRAARAEPLREQWSHGQARVVLDAALRHVYERSSVAREGVVLSAALEFHPDFFHWRELREALATHPDVIRKEGEMTLRSICREEALTVQRVVNGKNQRFGIGGAGDLPETLTVGQRNAAKAILRSRDFVSVLVGDAGTGKTTVLTAIEQSHLKSGGQRFMPLAPTTKARDALVKSGFESADTVQQFLVSQGLQSQAVGRVVLVDEAGLLSTRQLDQLTQITYNLRARLLLVGDTKQHYSVERGDALRNVIINSQTPVARLAEVLRQRNEEDRQFSRLLASGEVADAFEYADRRGLIREAETDDALFAKAAEHYVANQVKGIETLVVIPFWDEIDRFNAQARPALRDAGLLGETEVVREAVKPLTWTLQQRAHWNQYQVGDRLLFARDTRFFKRGAAAEVVAILRNGLIAKGADGREAKITRKQSTAFNVGRVQALSVAKGDKILIRGHHPQSGLANGDFKEVALVEPETCRVVFTDGKELPTDFAAWTYGHALTSYRSQGTTSEESLLVLGEVATRALARRQFYVGNTRFRGAHAIYVSQKEEIFRRLSQPDRGRELATEFVERRRLAEREQMTSRVQQNLSDLVRRAQLSDAMREEQSKGQRYSL is encoded by the coding sequence ATGATCACACCGGGTGTCATTCATAACGGGAGGAATTACCTTACGCACCATCTTCGGAAGAACGACTACTGGGCTGAAGGCGAGCGGGAGGTGCAGGGCGAATGGATCGGTCTGGCTGCGGAAGCGCTGGGACTATCGGGAACGGTCACCGATGATCCTTTCGACGCCTTGCGCGAGAACCGACATCCGCAGACGGGTGAGCAGTTGACCGCGCGTGAACGAAAGCACCGCGTGGCGTTTTCGGACATCCAACTTTCCGCGCCGAAAGATGTGAGTGTACTGGCGATGGTCGGAAACGACGAGCGCGTGCGCGAGGCGTTCATCGAGTCCGTGAAGATGGTGCTGGGCGAGATGGAGCGCTATGCAGCGGTTCGTGAGCGGCGTGGTAACGCGGCGACTACCGAAGCGTTTCGACTAACTGGCAATTTTGTCGGCGGGCTTTTCATTCATGACGCGAGCCGGGCTTTGGATCCTCAGTTGCACGCGCATGCCGTGCTCGCGAACGCGACATGGGATGCGGAGCGCAATGCGTGGTTCGCGCTGCAGCCGGCGGAGATGATCCGCGCTTCGCCGTATTTGCGGCAGGTGCTCTATCGTGAACTCGCCGGTCGGATCCGTGCGCTTGGTTACGAGCCGTATGATATGAGTTCGACCGGGTTCTCGGTTCGCGGTGTCGAGCACCTGCGCGAGCGTTTCTCGAAACGCTCTAACCAGGTTAATAAACTAGCCGAAGAACTTTCGGCGAAAAAGGGGCGCAAAGCATCGAAGGGTGAAGTCGAAGTGCTCGTGCGGGAATCTCGTGGCGACAAACTGACCGAAGCGAGCACTGAGGCTGTCCGCATGAGTCAGCGCGCGGAGCTCACCAAAAGCGAAGCGCGCGGATTGGATGACCTCGTGCGCGCCGCGCGTGCCGAGCCTTTGCGTGAGCAATGGTCGCACGGCCAAGCGCGCGTCGTCCTAGATGCGGCGCTGCGACACGTCTACGAGCGATCCAGCGTAGCGCGCGAAGGAGTCGTGTTAAGCGCCGCGCTGGAATTCCATCCGGACTTCTTTCACTGGCGCGAGCTTCGCGAAGCGCTGGCAACCCATCCGGATGTCATCCGCAAGGAAGGGGAGATGACGTTGCGATCGATCTGCCGTGAAGAGGCGCTTACGGTGCAACGCGTCGTTAACGGAAAGAATCAACGCTTCGGAATAGGCGGTGCCGGCGATCTGCCGGAGACACTAACCGTCGGGCAGAGAAATGCCGCTAAAGCGATTCTCCGAAGTCGTGACTTTGTGAGCGTCCTGGTCGGTGACGCGGGTACCGGCAAGACGACCGTTCTCACAGCCATTGAGCAATCCCACCTGAAGTCAGGCGGGCAGCGCTTCATGCCGCTGGCACCGACAACGAAGGCGCGCGATGCACTGGTGAAAAGCGGTTTTGAAAGTGCAGATACCGTTCAGCAGTTCCTCGTGAGCCAAGGTCTCCAATCGCAAGCGGTCGGCCGTGTCGTGTTGGTGGACGAAGCTGGTCTGCTGTCCACGCGGCAACTCGATCAACTCACGCAGATCACGTATAATCTTCGCGCTCGTCTGCTCCTCGTTGGTGACACGAAACAGCATTACAGTGTGGAGCGGGGTGACGCGTTGCGGAATGTAATCATCAATTCGCAGACGCCGGTGGCGCGACTCGCGGAGGTGTTGCGCCAACGCAATGAAGAGGATCGTCAGTTCAGTCGCTTGCTCGCGTCGGGCGAAGTCGCCGACGCCTTTGAGTACGCCGATAGGCGAGGGCTTATCCGTGAAGCGGAAACGGACGATGCACTGTTCGCGAAAGCGGCTGAGCATTACGTCGCGAATCAAGTGAAGGGAATCGAAACGCTGGTCGTGATTCCGTTCTGGGACGAGATCGATCGCTTCAACGCGCAGGCACGTCCGGCACTACGCGACGCTGGCCTCCTCGGTGAAACTGAAGTGGTCCGCGAAGCCGTGAAGCCGCTAACTTGGACGCTACAGCAGAGGGCGCATTGGAATCAGTACCAGGTAGGCGACCGGTTGCTCTTCGCGCGCGACACGCGATTTTTTAAACGCGGTGCCGCTGCCGAAGTGGTGGCGATATTGCGGAACGGGCTCATCGCGAAAGGCGCAGACGGTCGTGAAGCCAAGATCACGCGAAAGCAAAGCACGGCGTTCAACGTTGGGCGCGTGCAGGCTTTGTCTGTCGCGAAGGGTGATAAAATTTTGATCCGCGGTCATCATCCTCAAAGCGGGCTCGCGAACGGAGATTTCAAAGAGGTCGCGCTCGTGGAGCCGGAAACCTGCAGGGTCGTTTTCACGGACGGAAAGGAACTGCCGACTGATTTCGCGGCGTGGACTTACGGTCACGCGCTCACGTCCTATCGTTCTCAAGGCACCACTTCGGAAGAATCGTTGCTCGTGCTGGGCGAAGTCGCGACACGTGCGCTTGCACGTCGCCAGTTCTACGTCGGCAACACTCGGTTTCGAGGCGCGCATGCGATCTACGTTTCTCAAAAGGAGGAGATTTTCCGCCGCCTCTCCCAGCCTGACCGCGGTCGTGAGTTAGCGACTGAATTTGTTGAGCGGCGCAGACTCGCGGAGCGCGAGCAGATGACTTCTCGCGTGCAACAAAATCTCAGCGATCTCGTTCGCAGGGCACAGCTGAGCGACGCGATGAGAGAAGAACAGTCTAAGGGACAGCGTTATTCTCTATGA
- a CDS encoding helix-turn-helix transcriptional regulator: MITTKTLPRQAEATDGLTGRKFSKAKIIAGRLGVCTRTIFRWADDGKIARHKINARVVLFDETEVMELIRSARVGGVL, from the coding sequence ATGATCACAACGAAAACACTTCCGCGTCAGGCTGAGGCAACGGACGGACTTACGGGCCGCAAATTCAGCAAAGCAAAGATCATCGCCGGGCGGCTCGGCGTCTGCACTCGAACGATTTTCCGTTGGGCTGATGACGGCAAAATCGCCCGGCATAAAATCAATGCGCGGGTAGTGCTCTTCGATGAAACAGAGGTGATGGAGTTAATCCGGTCGGCGAGGGTGGGTGGTGTACTCTGA
- a CDS encoding response regulator codes for MNRHTQRDGDAQTAGRRKTGDQRRIRILVADDNDFMRHCVRLILTRDGCEVVATAADGEELVACATLHPHDLIVTDIHMPRMNGLQATREILRRHAGTRVILLTSDDDYETARIGFEMGAMGYVVKDGMTTDLRDAVEAVLAGKVFLSGCVVRYAYAPGHATPAERAATTVDFTAL; via the coding sequence ATGAATCGACATACACAGCGGGACGGGGATGCGCAAACGGCGGGCCGGCGGAAAACAGGCGACCAGCGGCGTATCCGTATTTTGGTGGCCGACGACAATGACTTCATGCGGCACTGCGTCCGCCTCATCCTCACTCGCGATGGCTGCGAGGTCGTCGCCACCGCCGCCGATGGCGAGGAACTCGTCGCCTGCGCGACGCTCCACCCGCACGACCTCATCGTCACCGACATCCACATGCCGCGCATGAACGGACTCCAGGCCACCCGCGAGATCCTCCGCCGCCACGCCGGCACCCGAGTCATCCTCCTCACCAGCGACGACGACTACGAGACCGCCCGCATCGGCTTCGAAATGGGCGCCATGGGCTACGTCGTCAAAGACGGCATGACCACCGACCTCCGCGACGCCGTCGAAGCCGTGCTCGCAGGGAAAGTTTTCCTCTCCGGCTGCGTCGTCCGCTACGCCTACGCGCCCGGCCACGCCACCCCCGCCGAGCGCGCCGCCACCACCGTCGATTTCACCGCCCTGTGA
- a CDS encoding sensor histidine kinase gives MQPTIQQSQIVHHRVSVSPAPLRNQRNPPTLASFNSGHGMIKASPIPVDLARTLLALLPGRAALLDASGLVIAWNDPPSLNSDYDASARPSDIGLIVTPLNDTGGITLVWAPEADATAGTGKRPSRALTASRAQICDLTSRLMHAQEVERKKIARELHDDLGQRLAAHALAIGNLKQHLTNNPTSLKERLLALENDAVELGESIRMVSHELHPVLLERLGLSGALRAFASEFCDWSGLRLVPDIQNSPAPLPGLVAIATYRIAQEAIRNIERHAHATSVHIKLRFTAHHLHLVIEDDGIGFTADTRSTPKGLGLTSIEERVRLLNGRLRIDGPRGRGTTLTVRIPTLLTAP, from the coding sequence ATGCAGCCGACCATCCAGCAGTCGCAGATCGTCCACCACCGCGTATCCGTATCGCCCGCACCGCTAAGGAACCAACGGAATCCCCCCACCCTTGCCTCCTTTAACTCCGGCCACGGCATGATAAAAGCCTCCCCGATCCCGGTTGATCTCGCCCGCACCCTCCTCGCCTTGCTACCGGGCCGCGCCGCGCTCCTCGATGCCAGCGGTCTGGTCATCGCCTGGAACGATCCTCCGTCTCTGAACAGCGACTACGACGCCTCCGCTCGCCCCTCAGACATCGGCCTGATCGTCACTCCCCTCAACGATACAGGCGGCATCACCCTCGTCTGGGCTCCCGAGGCCGACGCCACGGCAGGCACCGGTAAAAGGCCCTCCCGCGCCCTTACCGCCAGCCGCGCGCAAATCTGCGATCTCACCTCACGCCTCATGCACGCGCAGGAGGTTGAACGCAAAAAAATCGCCCGCGAGCTCCACGACGACCTCGGCCAGCGCCTCGCCGCCCACGCCCTCGCCATCGGCAATCTCAAACAACACCTCACCAACAACCCCACCTCGCTGAAGGAACGACTCCTCGCTCTCGAAAACGACGCCGTCGAGCTCGGCGAATCCATCCGCATGGTCTCCCACGAGCTCCACCCCGTCCTGCTCGAACGCCTCGGCCTCTCCGGCGCGCTGCGCGCCTTCGCCTCCGAATTCTGCGACTGGTCCGGCCTTCGCCTCGTCCCCGATATTCAAAATTCCCCCGCACCTCTGCCCGGCCTCGTCGCCATCGCCACTTACCGCATCGCCCAGGAAGCGATTCGCAACATCGAGCGCCACGCCCACGCCACCAGCGTCCATATCAAACTGCGCTTCACCGCGCACCACCTGCACCTCGTCATCGAGGACGACGGCATCGGCTTCACCGCCGATACCCGCTCCACCCCCAAAGGCCTCGGCCTTACCAGCATCGAGGAACGCGTCCGCCTGCTCAACGGCCGCCTCCGCATCGATGGTCCCCGCGGCCGCGGCACCACCCTCACCGTGCGCATCCCCACCCTACTCACCGCACCATGA
- the pth gene encoding aminoacyl-tRNA hydrolase has product MSISLVAGLGNPGREYEATRHNAGFLVLDALARRQGLAWQKQRAYDAETVRWDRAPGQSILLVKPLTYMNDSGRSLQSLGSFYRIPPKSMVVLYDDLNIDLGLVKISLTGSAGGHNGVASLLQHLGDGFIRYRLGVGPKQPPQMDLKDFVLGKFTPDQQTIIDQSLDHYLSGLQLLLEQGTERAMNTLNRREKNEPK; this is encoded by the coding sequence ATGTCCATTTCGCTCGTTGCCGGTCTCGGCAACCCCGGGCGCGAGTACGAGGCCACCCGCCACAACGCGGGTTTTCTCGTCCTCGATGCTCTGGCCCGTCGCCAAGGTCTCGCGTGGCAAAAGCAACGCGCCTACGACGCCGAGACCGTTCGCTGGGACCGCGCTCCCGGGCAGAGTATTCTGCTCGTGAAACCGCTGACCTATATGAACGACAGCGGCCGCTCGCTCCAGAGCCTCGGAAGTTTTTACCGCATTCCGCCCAAATCGATGGTCGTCCTATACGACGATCTGAACATCGATCTGGGCCTGGTGAAAATCTCCCTTACCGGCAGCGCGGGCGGTCACAACGGTGTCGCCAGTCTGCTCCAGCATCTTGGCGATGGCTTCATCCGCTACCGTCTCGGTGTCGGTCCGAAGCAGCCTCCGCAAATGGACCTCAAGGACTTCGTCCTCGGCAAATTTACCCCCGACCAACAAACGATCATCGATCAATCACTCGACCATTACCTATCCGGCCTCCAACTCCTCCTCGAACAAGGAACTGAGCGGGCCATGAACACACTTAACAGAAGAGAAAAAAATGAGCCAAAATAA
- a CDS encoding single-stranded DNA-binding protein produces the protein MASFNQVILVGNLTRDPELRVTPKGTAICQFGLAVNRQFKDESGQTRDETTFVDIEAWGKQGELVAKYLTKGSPALVQGRLKLDQWEDKQTQQKRSKLKVVLENVQFLSSRGAGGPGAGGQGGPDEGIDQTAPVERHTPPPRTNSRPTPPPQENIDEDVPF, from the coding sequence ATGGCCTCTTTCAACCAAGTCATCCTCGTTGGCAACCTGACGCGCGATCCGGAACTCCGGGTCACGCCAAAGGGCACCGCCATCTGCCAGTTCGGCCTCGCCGTGAACCGCCAGTTCAAGGACGAGTCGGGCCAGACCCGCGATGAGACGACGTTCGTTGATATCGAGGCGTGGGGTAAGCAGGGCGAACTGGTTGCCAAGTATCTCACCAAGGGCAGCCCGGCGCTCGTTCAAGGGCGTCTCAAGCTCGATCAGTGGGAAGACAAGCAGACCCAGCAGAAGCGCAGCAAATTGAAGGTTGTTCTGGAGAACGTACAGTTCCTCTCCAGCCGTGGTGCGGGTGGTCCTGGCGCTGGTGGTCAGGGCGGTCCTGATGAAGGCATCGACCAGACTGCGCCTGTCGAGCGGCACACGCCGCCGCCGCGCACGAACTCGCGTCCGACGCCTCCTCCGCAGGAGAATATCGACGAAGACGTGCCGTTCTAA
- a CDS encoding response regulator has protein sequence MKRPHVLIADDHQILLEGLRQLLTPEYNLVGLACDGRELLTLGRKTRPDLIVTDIDMPGRTGPDAIAQLKREGITPKVIYLTMLADMDTAVNVFRAGASGYILKHSAVTELLNAIKEVLAGRVYITPRISKEMLGLCLHPSSQDSHTRPAITPRQAEVLRLIAQGLTMKEVAAALDISKRTAEAHKYQMMEHLGLRTLAELIQYGLRTHVLASHPTMPHLAASPEPIRIFANPRA, from the coding sequence ATGAAACGCCCCCACGTCCTCATCGCCGACGATCATCAAATCCTCCTCGAAGGTCTCCGCCAGCTGCTCACCCCCGAGTATAACCTCGTCGGCCTCGCCTGCGACGGCCGCGAACTCCTCACCCTCGGCCGCAAGACCCGCCCCGACCTCATCGTCACCGACATCGACATGCCGGGCCGCACCGGCCCAGACGCCATCGCCCAGCTCAAACGTGAAGGCATCACGCCCAAAGTCATCTACCTCACCATGCTCGCCGACATGGACACCGCCGTGAACGTCTTCCGCGCCGGCGCCTCCGGCTACATCCTTAAACACTCCGCCGTCACCGAGCTGCTCAACGCCATCAAAGAAGTCCTCGCCGGCCGTGTGTACATCACCCCCCGCATCTCAAAAGAAATGCTCGGCCTATGCCTCCACCCATCCTCTCAAGACTCGCACACGCGCCCCGCCATCACCCCGCGCCAGGCCGAGGTTTTGCGTCTCATCGCACAAGGCCTCACCATGAAAGAGGTCGCCGCCGCCCTCGACATCTCCAAACGCACCGCCGAGGCCCACAAATACCAGATGATGGAACACCTAGGCCTGCGCACCCTCGCCGAACTGATCCAATACGGCCTGCGCACCCACGTCCTCGCTTCTCACCCCACCATGCCGCACCTGGCGGCCTCTCCCGAGCCCATCCGTATTTTTGCCAATCCCCGCGCGTAA